One Labrus mixtus chromosome 22, fLabMix1.1, whole genome shotgun sequence genomic window carries:
- the rassf8b gene encoding ras association domain-containing protein 8b isoform X1 produces MVWRNEGLWMKAMELKVWVDGVQRIVCGVTEFTTCQEVVIALAQAIGRTGRYTLIEKWRETERHLAPHENPVVSLNKWGQYASDVQLILQRTGPSVSERPTSDGQSRVPERSFYRQSLPPLAKLRPSGTDRSLKRREPKRKSLTFTGGAKGLRDIFGKVRDAEAKQSQQRGVSLNLNRVGGVGVASVPGSPSRELSRLVQLQRDKLQALESRLLGCKAELRDWEEATGESNEEAHLEEELLLLEQQVRRNDAEMEEEEFWQNELQIEQESERQLRQQLAELQGGVRDCEAKLSEYLTRIQSMEAGLQQEQQLQEAELNQKVNEEEVQSQLEKMSTELEKQSQHTARLESSCKALERSLGQSSQRLQEKEQELEQLTKELRQVNLQQFIQQTGTKVTVLPALPAGKNNKGTYTLSYNRYSITLQITMFKYEKSSISWLNTFKLRCFDNKRCFHIVVYTVPPCGHPENDMFDDIFAVLQKLKSLTPLHGPNLWQL; encoded by the exons GACGAACTGGTAGGTACACCTTGATCGAAAAATGGCGCGAAACAGAACGTCACCTGGCCCCGCATGAGAACCCTGTGGTATCCCTCAACAAGTGGGGTCAGTATGCCAGCGATGTCCAGCTCATCCTTCAACGGACCGGCCCCTCTGTCAGCGAGCGGCCGACGTCTGACGGGCAGTCTCGCGTCCCAGAGCGGAGCTTCTACCGGCAGAGCCTGCCTCCTTTGGCCAAGCTCCGCCCATCAGGGACAGACCGCTCGCTCAAAAGAAGGGAACCCAAGCGCAAGTCTCTGACCTTTACTGGAGGGGCAAAGGGTCTGAGGGACATATTTGGGAAAGTCAGAGATGCTGAAG ccaAACAGAGCCAGCAGCGTGGTGTGAGTCTCAATCTGAACAGGGTTGGAGGTGTTGGAGTAGCGTCCGTACCTGGGAGTCCATCCAGAGAGCTGAGCCGGTTggtgcagctgcagagagacaaactTCAGGCCCTGGAGAGTCGTCTGCTGGGCTGCAAGGCAGAGCTGCGAGACTGGGAGGAGGCCACCGGCGAGTCCAATGAA GAGGCACATTTAGaagaggagctgctgcttttAGAACAGCAGGTGAGGAGGAACGAtgcagagatggaggaggaggaattcTGGCAGAACGAGCTGCAGATCGAGCAGGAGAGCGAGCGACAACTCCGGCAACAGCTCGCCGAGCTGCAGGGCGGCGTGCGCGACTGTGAGGCCAAGCTCTCAGAGTACTTAACACGCATACAG AGTATGGAGGCAGGTCTCCAAcaggagcagcagctgcaggaggcggagcttaaCCAGAAGGTCAATGAGGAGgag GTGCAATCACAGCTGGAGAAAATGAGCACAGAGCTGGAAAAGCAGAGCCAACACACAGCCCGGCTGGAGAGCAGCTGCAAGGCGTTGGAACGCTCACTTGGCCAGTCCAGCCAGAGATTACAG GAAAAAGAGCAGGAGCTGGAGCAGCTGACAAAAGAGCTCCGACAGGTCAACCTGCAGCAGTTCATTCAGCAGACTGGTACCAAGGTCACCGTGTTGCCTGCTCTGCCtgcaggaaaaaacaacaaaggcacaTATACACTCTCATATAACAGATACTCTATTACTCTCCAGATCAccatgtttaaatatgaaaaaagttCAATTTCATGGCtaaacacattcaaactaaGATGCTTTGATAACAAACGTTgttttcacattgttgtgtaCACAGTGCCACCCTGTGGTCATCCTGAGAATGACATGTTTGATGACATATTTGCTGTGCTCCAGAAGCTTAAGTCTCTAACCCCATTACATGGACCAAATCTGTGGCAGCTCTAA